From a region of the Helianthus annuus cultivar XRQ/B chromosome 5, HanXRQr2.0-SUNRISE, whole genome shotgun sequence genome:
- the LOC110943188 gene encoding putative F-box protein At5g50220, which translates to MERVGDDMIFEEILSRLPAKVVCRFKCVSKQWCYELSTPKFVFIHARRVGNSIQKKLLSLKENSIVVDDIVAGNLEEDTSETVTFPYDVEPSFLSIIGSFNGLILLCIKRSYNELVIWNPTTRRFKMISDDYFSSYFGRHNDTGGMYFDEHNDLKVLHINCYWDVVTARVYSRHNDSWRKLNFLNGTQLGSNFYSWSPGIYSDKKIYFMVSNYWIPPGERNIVVFDVISESFSILRFPEHMEVNPCQGHFLTISNKLHVIVVQYAGELIADLVKYEHDEWIKVFSFNRARIVHHMETQERTNIIQNNKWLITSIWGDTVEVVLCNDSFNYIQHVDNYNGPKGALFLETIVSPFD; encoded by the coding sequence ATGGAACGTGTTGGGGATGACATGATATTTGAAGAGATCTTATCGAGACTACCTGCAAAGGTAGTTTGTCGTTTCAAATGTGTTTCTAAACAATGGTGTTATGAATTATCTAcaccaaagtttgttttcatccaTGCTCGACGAGTTGGAAATTCAATACAAAAGAAGCTGCTCTCCTTGAAAGAAAATTCAATTGTCGTTGATGACATAGTAGCTGGCAACTTAGAAGAAGATACAAGCGAAACAGTTACTTTTCCATACGATGTCGAGCCATCCTTTTTAAGCATTATAGGTTCGTTTAACGGACTGATTTTACTTTGCATTAAAAGGAGTTACAATGAGCTCGTCATTTGGAATCCAACGACGAGGCGTTTTAAGATGATATCGGACGACTATTTTAGTAGTTATTTTGGTCGACACAACGATACGGGTGGAATGTACTTTGACGAGCACAACGATCTAAAAGTGCTTCATATTAATTGTTACTGGGACGTAGTTACTGCTCGTGTATATTCACGACATAATGACTCATGGAGAAAATTGAATTTCTTGAACGGAACTCAGTTAGGTTCAAACTTTTATTCATGGTCTCCTGGAATTTATTCCGACAAAAAAATATATTTCATGGTTTCCAATTACTGGATTCCACCTGGTGAAAGGAACATAGTTGTTTTCGATGTTATATCTGAATCTTTTAGTATACTTCGTTTTCCGGAGCATATGGAAGTCAATCCTTGTCAAGGACATTTTCTAACAATTTCCAACAAGCTGCATGTGATTGTCGTTCAATATGCTGGTGAACTAATTGCAGATTTGGTCAAATATGAACATGATGAGTGGATCAAGGTATTTTCTTTCAATAGGGCTCGCATAGTTCATCATATGGAGACGCAGGAAAGGACAAATATAATTCAAAACAACAAGTGGTTGATAACAAGTATTTGGGGAGATACTGTTGAAGTTGTGCTTTGCAATGATTCTTTTAACTAcatccaacatgttgacaactacaacGGACCGAAAGGCGCATTATTTTTGGAGACAATCGTTTCGCCTTTCGAttag